In Pollutimonas sp. M17, a single genomic region encodes these proteins:
- a CDS encoding iron-containing alcohol dehydrogenase yields MMKFEFRTVPCIVVEAGAADRLGPLLREHYLQTRLCLVTDRFLHQSGMLDGALASLKNAGWQVQVIDHVIADPPEHIVLEAAEQARRSGAEVIVGLGGGSSMDVAKLLAILLGGDQPLTDMYGIGNVRGQRLPLVQIPTTAGTGSEVTPVSIVTTGETTKSGVVSPMLYADMAILDARLTLGLPAKATAATGIDAMVHAIEAYTSKHLKNPVSDMLAVRALALLSANLLPACENGNDLAAREAMLLGAMLAGQAFANAPVAAVHALAYPIGGIFHVPHGLSNSLVLPHVLRFNAPDAAARYAELAELIVPGCSGSDEARTHAFIARLEDLTRSTGIERTLREVGVRQADLRHMAREAMKQTRLLGNNPREVREEDAYAIYAAAL; encoded by the coding sequence GTGATGAAGTTCGAGTTTCGCACGGTTCCGTGCATCGTCGTCGAGGCCGGCGCCGCCGACCGGCTGGGGCCGCTGCTGCGTGAGCATTACCTGCAGACCCGGCTATGCCTGGTCACCGACCGCTTCCTTCATCAAAGCGGCATGCTGGATGGCGCGCTGGCCAGCCTGAAGAATGCCGGCTGGCAGGTTCAGGTCATCGATCACGTCATCGCCGATCCTCCGGAGCATATCGTCCTGGAAGCGGCCGAGCAGGCCCGTAGATCGGGCGCCGAAGTCATCGTGGGCCTGGGCGGCGGGTCGTCCATGGATGTCGCCAAGCTGCTGGCGATATTGCTGGGCGGCGACCAGCCCCTGACCGACATGTACGGAATCGGCAATGTCCGCGGCCAACGCTTGCCGCTGGTACAGATTCCCACCACGGCGGGCACCGGCTCCGAAGTGACACCCGTATCCATCGTCACCACCGGCGAGACGACCAAATCCGGCGTCGTTTCACCCATGCTGTATGCCGACATGGCCATCCTGGACGCCCGTTTGACCCTTGGCCTGCCCGCCAAGGCCACCGCCGCCACCGGCATAGACGCCATGGTCCACGCGATTGAAGCCTATACCAGCAAGCATCTGAAGAATCCGGTGTCGGACATGCTGGCGGTAAGGGCCCTGGCATTGCTGTCCGCCAACCTGCTGCCCGCCTGCGAAAACGGCAATGACCTTGCCGCAAGGGAAGCCATGCTGCTGGGCGCCATGCTGGCCGGCCAGGCTTTTGCGAACGCGCCCGTCGCGGCTGTCCATGCCCTGGCCTACCCCATAGGAGGCATTTTCCATGTGCCGCATGGGCTGTCCAATTCACTGGTGCTGCCCCATGTGCTGCGCTTCAACGCCCCCGATGCCGCAGCCCGGTATGCGGAGCTCGCCGAACTGATCGTGCCCGGCTGCTCCGGCAGCGACGAGGCCAGAACCCACGCCTTCATCGCCCGCCTGGAGGACCTTACCCGGTCGACCGGCATAGAGCGTACGTTGCGGGAAGTCGGCGTCAGGCAGGCCGACCTGCGCCACATGGCGCGGGAAGCCATGAAGCAGACCCGGCTGCTGGGCAACAACCCCCGGGAAGTCCGGGAAGAAGACGCCTATGCCATCTATGCGGCCGCGCTTTAG